CAGTTGGCATCCGTACTACCAGGCTGGTGGCAGCCCACGCAAATTCCTCGCCGAGGTGGTCGAGCAGATCGTCGAGGTGGCCCTTTCCTCGCCGAAGGCCTTGATCGGGATGACACAATGGTCGCTGAGCAAGTTGCGGGAGTATCTGGTGAGCCAGAAGATCGTTGCGTACATCAGCTTGGAGTGGCTGCGCACGTTGCTGAAGCGTTGTGGCATTCGCTGGCGGCGGACCAAGACGTGGAAGGAGTCAACGGACCCGGAGTTTTGGCCTAAATACCGGCGAATTCGCCGACTTTACCAGCGTCGGCCGGCGGTGGGTCGGCGGATTTGCGTCGATGAGTTTGGCCCCCTGAATCTCCAGCCACGCCATGGCCGTTGCCTGGCCAAAGCGGGGACCAAGCGGGTCGAGCGTTTGCGAGCCACCTACCGCCGCACCAGTGGAGTTCGCCATTTCCTGGCGGCCTACGACCTGGAAACGGGCACGTTGTTGGGCCGGTTCTACAGCCGGAAAACCTGGATCGAGTTCTTGCGATTTCTCCGGTGGCTCCGGCGGCGTTACCCGCAGAGCGAAACGTTACACATCGTGATGGACAACTACAGTCCCCATCTGAAGGAAGAGGTCTGGGCATGGGCCCGGGCGAACAATGTGAAGTTTTACCTTACCCCGTCCAATGCGTCATGGCTGAATCGGATCGAGTGCCAGTTCACGGGACTGAAGAAGTTTGCCCTGGACAATAGCGACTATCGGAGTCATGAAGAACAGGAGCAAGCTATCCGGAGGTATTTGGCTTGGCGCAACGGCCGCCGTGCGATAGCCGTCGAGCCTTGGCGATCCTCCCTCCGAAGAAACGCCCCATCCACCTGCCGCGCAGCAGCCTAACACGCGCGAAACTGTTCGACCGGAAAGGGCACTAGTACACCCCAAGACGGCTACGGTACGCCCAGCGTGGATTACATCAGCAACGAGGATCTGGCTACTTTGTTTGCAGTTTCGCAGATTTCGCAGACTCCCTTTCCCGTCCAGAAATACGGTCGCACCACAGGGTGGACCATGGGCACGATCACCAGCATCAACACGACAATCCTTGTGTCCTACAGCCGTGGCACCGCTCGGTTTGTGAACCAAATTGTGGTCCAAAGTCCGAGTGCCTTTATCCTTCCGGGCGACTCGGGTTCGCTGCTGGTGACACAAGAAGCCACACTGTCGGAGTCGGAGGGAGTCCTATTGGATGCCAACAGGCCGGTGGGACTGCTCTTCGCGGGGAACTCCGACGGAACGTATGCCGTGGCCAATCGGATCGAAGACGTGCTTCAGGCACTGAGCTCTCGACTCGGTTCTAACGTGACAATCGATGGGGAATACGGCCAATGGAAATAAAAATGGCCAACGGTTTTGAAAGCCCGCAAGCGGTGCAGACGTTTCGCTGAGCCGTGAAAAAATCTTTCTGGATTTGACTGGCGGGACGAAAAGCCCGGCCCGATGTCGTCCTGCCGCCTCTGACCAGAGACGCTGATCTCCAGGGCTGGTGGCGCGCGATTACGGCCGATTTCGACACGTCATTCGTACCGCTCCACGGAAGTTTGCGCTGGCCGAGCTGAAAAGCGTTCAAGGCTCAAAAGCGAGTGGCCCGTACTGAGCGCGGCAGTCGGCAAAGTGTGGAATTCGGCCCGGACGGTCCTTACCGTATCTCCTTCACTGCGAATGTTCCAGGGGTAGGTTGGGCTTTCTGCGGAAAGCACAGAGGTCCCCGCGATTGGGCACCGGCAGGGCACTCGGCAGAACGAGCTGCGGGGCACGTCACGTTTTTCCCGGAGCAGGATTCCGCACCTTTCCGGCGATGTAGTCGCCATTCCCCGAAGTTAAACTGTGCACTCTTCCAGGCTTGGTTTGATCGTGCGGGAACTGCCGGTGGGGGCTTTTTTTCGCATGGCTGGCTTGCACTCGACCGATGCATGCCGAAGGGGCCCGGGCGTGTTGTGCGCTGACATTATTTTCGTCATCTATTCCCTCGGAGCTGGGGCACGTGTGGAGTGCGGCAGAGTACGAGCGTAAGAATAGGTGAGGCAAGGTCCTCGGACACCCGATGCCGAGATTGTACTCGTTGGTCTTACTACTGGGTGGGATCGCCGCGGCCTGGTTGGTCATTCCACGGCTTCAGCAATTTCGTCTGCCAACCGGCTGGCCAGGCGGCCAGAAGAAGCAGGAAGCGACTCCCGATCCGATGGTGCCGGAGCTTCCCCCGGCCAAGGTACAGAAGACGTTTCGCCTTGCCGTGTGGGATGTAACTCCGTTGGACATGGTCAAAGCCTCAGAGTCTGGCGTTCTGCGGGCGATTGCCGGGGTTGTTCGACAATTCGACATCACCGTGCTTCAGGGAGTGGACCTCCGTGAGCGGGCGGTGCTGGCAGCAGTTATGGATACTGTTCGGGAGGGAGATCAGTATTTCAGCTATGTGACGGTCCCCGAGCCCCTGCGGTTGGGACTGCCCAGGGGAAGCGTTATCATCTTTGACCTGCGGGCGGTGGAAGTCGATCGCAGCACGGTTCGGATGATTGAGTCGCTGGGACCGCGTTTTCGACATGTCCCGCTGACGGCCGCCTTTAGGGCCAGGGGCGTGCCGCCGGAGCAGGCGTTCACCTTCTCCGTGGTCAGCGTCCATGTGGATCCATTTGCCGTCGAGGAGGAAATGTCACTGCTGGACGATGTTTTCCGGGCAGTGCGGGATGATGGACGAGGGGAAGATGACGTCCTGCTGGCTGGTTTCTTCGCATGTGGAGACCGAGAGCTGAAAGTCGCCCTGCGAAACCCGGATGGGGTCTGTGTCAACCCGGGGTTTCCGACCAACATCGCGGGCACGGAAAGCAGTACCAATATCGCATTCGATGGACGAGCCACCATCGAGTACACGGGCCGATTTGGTGTCATTGACCTGATGCGGCAATATCGTTTGACTGCTGCCCAGGCGCAACAGGTGTCGCAGCACTTGCCCGTCTGGGCCGAGTTCAGCGTTTACGAAGGCGGTGCCCCATAACATTGCGGTTAAGAAGAACTGGCACCTTCGTCCACAATTGACATTCTTCCCTGTGGCGTCTGGTCGTTTTTGGTGAGCAGGAGCCTTTCGCACACAATGCTGGAACTTACTCCCCGGTTCGACGAAGCCCTGCGGTTTGCCGTCAGTGTTCACAGGCATCAGGTTCGAAATGTCACGGAAACGCCCTATGTGGGGCACTTGTTGCGGGTGTGCGGCCTGGTCCTGGAATATGGGGGAACGGAGGATGAGGCCATCGCAGGGCTGCTGCACGACGCGCTGGAGGATCAAAACCGGCCTGGTTTGGTGGACGAAATTAAGCAGCGTTTTGGGCCGCAGGTCCTGGAAATTGTGCGGGAATGCAGCGACACAACCCAGCGTCCCAAACCACCCTGGCGGGAAAGGAAGGAGCAGTTCCTGCGGCGACTGGCCGAGGCCAACGCGGCGGTGCGGCTCGTGGTGGCCGCGGATAAGTGGGACAACGTCAACAACCTCCTGGTGCTGCTGCGCCGGTTTGGGCCGGAAATCTGGCAGCACTTCCGTGGCGGGCGAGAGGGAACTCTATGGTATTATCGAGAAATCGTTTCGGTGCTTCGCCGGGCAAGCCAGAATCCGCTCATTCTTGATCTGGCCGAGAGGGTAGAGCAGCTCCATAAGCTTGCGAAAGCATAGCGCATCAAGAAGACGTCGAGGCGGGTCGCAAACCCGCCTCGACGGAGTTATTCAGCAACTCCGCTCCCAAGGGGAGCAACTCAGAATTTCAGAACCAGCCGAGGGCCGCCAGACTGTAGCGCACGGCCAGTCCTGCCACCACGACGCTCACCATGCTCATCAGTTTGATGAGAATGTTGAGGCTGGGACCGCTGGTGTCTTTGAACGGGTCACCCACAGTATCACCCACGACGGCCGCTTTGTGGGCATCAGTGCCTTTGCCGCCGTACGCACCTCGTTCGATGTGCTTCTTGGCGTTATCCCAGGCACCACCGGCATTCGCCATGAAGACGGCGATGCAGAACCCGGAGGCGAGCGCCCCCATAAGCAGGCCAAGAACACCAGTCACGCCCAGAATCAGCGCAACCAGCACCGGGGTCACCAAACCGAGCAGCGAGGGCAGGATCATTTCCTTTTGAGCGGCCTGGGTGCTGATCCGGACGGGTGTCGCATAGTCCGGTTTTTCGGTGCCCTCCATGATGCCCGGCTTTTCTCGGAACTGGCGGCGGACCTCCTCCACCATACGGTAGGCGGCCCGACCCACAGCCTTCATTGTGAGGGACGAGAACAGGAAGGGCAGCATGGCCCCGATGAGCACCCCCACGAGGACCGTGGGGTTCATCAGGTGGGCTTCATAGTAATTGGCGAAGTCCGGCATGGTTGCCCGATCGATGCGGATCAGCGGCGCCTTGGTCTTGGCGAACTGCAACCGTTCGCGTTTGATGCCTTTCACCTCGTCCGTGAACTTTTCCAGGATTCCGTCGGGCACCTTCTGTGGGCCTTTTGACGCATCTAGTTTGGACCATTCTTCGGCGACTGCGGGGTCAATGATATCGTTGCCGAAGGCCAGATAGCCGTAAATGATGTTCTTACCGCTGCGATCTTTTTGGGGCGTCACTTCGGCAACGAACTTGTCGGACAATTTATAGAGGCCTGGTTCAGCCTGGACGAGGGCCGAGTGCGCCCAGCGATCGAAGCCCACGCGAACCTCCTCCACGTAGGCTGCGAGCAGAGCAAGGGCGGTGAGAGCGGCGGAACCAATGGCAAACCCTTTACCGGTCGCCGCGGTTGTATTTCCGAGGCTATCCAACGCGTCGGTACGCTGACGGACCTCGGGCTCCAGATGCGACATCTCAGCGTTACCACCGGCGTTGTCGGCGATGGGGCCGTATGCGTCGGTAGCCAGCGTGATACCCAGCGTGCTGAGCATCCCAACTGCTGCAATACCCACACCGTAAAGTCCCATCGCGAACCAGCTCAGATCATTGAAGTGGAACTGAGCAGCGAAGCCAAAGGCCAGGATGGTGGCGATACCCACCACGATCACCGGGAACCATGTGCTTTTCATCCCTTCGGCAAAACCGGCGATGATCACCGTGGCCGGACCCGTCTGAGCCTGGCTGGCAATGAATTTCGTCGGTTGGTATTCGTCGCTGGTGGAATACTCCGTCCATTTTCCGATAAGCCAGCCCGCCACCAGACCGACGATAACGCTCAGCGAGACAGTCCAGAAGTCGGGCAGGAGCAGGTACGTGAACACGAAGGTAGCCACCGCTATAAGGGCGGTGGAGAGGTTGATGCCACGTCCAAGGGCCTTCAGCAGCGTCTTCTGGCTGGCATCTTCTTCCGATCGCACCGCGTAAATCCCGATCACGGAAAGAGCAATACCCACGCCTGCCAAGACAATGGGTAGGAAAAGTGCCGCGAGCTGATAGTTCAGCTTGGCTGTTTCCAGAGCGAGAGCACCTTTTTGCACCTGCTCCAAAATCCGCTGGGGCAGTAACTCGCCGGTTGCGAACGCGGCAACCCCGAGGGCGGCCGTCGCCAAAATCGAACCGCAGTAGGATTCATACAGGTCGGCCCCCATACCTGCCACGTCGCCCACATTGTCACCCACGTTGTCGGCGATCACGGCAGGGTTACGTGGGTCGTCCTCGGGAATACCTTTTTCCACTTTACCGACCAGGTCGGCCCCCACGTCGGCGGCCTTGGTGAAGATACCACCACCGACACGGGCAAACAGCGCCTGGCTGCTGGCTCCCATGCCGAAGCACAGCATGGTGACGGTGATCTGTTCCAGAGTCATGTGGTAGCCGAGGATTCCGATAACCCAGTAGAGAATCGCAAACCACAGGCAGATATCCAGCAGGCCGAGGCCAACCACCGTCAGCCCCATCACTGCACCGCTACGGAATGCTACCCGCAAACCGTCGTTGAGCGACTTGCGGCACCCCTGGGCCGTCCGGCTGCTCGCCAGCGTCGCCGTCTTCATTCCCAAATAACCGGCCAAGCCGGAAAAGAAACCGCCGGTGAGGAATGCGAACGGCACCCAGCGGCTTTGGGCATGAAGCCCGAACGCGGCGATCGCGAGCAGGATCACGATGACCACGAAGAACCCCGCCACCACCGTGTACTGCTGTTTCAGGTAGGCGTTGGCCCCTTCCCGCACGTAACTGGCGATTTCCTCCATCCGCTCATTACCTTTTTCCGAGTTGAGCATTTCCTGGAAGAAGCGCCAGGCAAAATACAGGCCGCATATCGCGCCTGCCAGGCCGATGAGCCAGAAGATGAACACTCCAATTTGAGCGCCCATCGATGCACCGGCCGGAGCAGAAGTGGCTTCTTCCGCCCAAGCGGGAGTAGCCACGGCGGCGACTCCCAGCAATCCAATGGCTTTTGCCAGGCCTTTTGCCGTTGACAAAAGCAATCTCCTCATGCGTGTTTCCATGGTTGGACCTCTCTCTTCCTCAAAACCAGTTCCCACACACCGACTGAGATTGAGTGAACCTTCTTCCTGCCATGAACCCGTCCCGGAACGGCAGCCCCTAGTTGAACAACCTGTGGTCCAAGGGTTGCGTCCTTCGTCGCGTCAAATTCAAGCAAGTCGCCTCAATTGAGGATCTCTTTCTGGCTCCGGATCGCACCACGGGCCTCAGAAATGCAATTGTCTTTCGGTACGTACTAAAACCCCCGACTGGTTCTCCCGCCCGCGGTTTGGTCACACTGCGATTTCTGGAGCCAGCCGCTTCTCCCCGGCGATGTTTCGCCACGTCCGTACTTGGTTAAATTGGACAAAAACCAGCAAGATAGGGAAAAGCAGCCTTTTTCGGGCGACTCGAGAGTCTCGCGCCTCGCGGACGCGGATGCGAAAACAGGCGGATGTAAAAACAGAAAGTCTAACGGAGGGGCGAGGCTCTTGTCAACAATAGCACATAGAGAACCCGCGACAAATAGCGGCTCCAGGATCACAGGACCAGGGAGCGCCACAGCGTCCTGCCCCCTAACATGGTGTTTCCAGGGTGCCACAAATGTAGGGCCGCACATGGCACTGTCGCCGGGATATTCATAGGATTGTCTCACACGCAAGGACCGCGCTGGGGAACTTTTCCCCCGCGTTGCGGCCTCAAATATCTGGGGCGAAGCCGCAACCACGTGGTTTATAGTTGCTTTTCTGAGAATTTGGATTAGGCTGAAGAAAGAGAATCGGCTGATGTGTCCGCCCGTTGCGGCGTTTTCGAGGAGGTTAGTCATGGCTCGTTTTTGGCGTTATGCGGCGCTTGTAGGGGCGTTCTTGCTGGGCTTATCCGCCACCTGGCTTTTGGGGGCTGACCCCGTGGCAAGGCAAAAAGATGCATCCGACCAGGCGAAAGCCGCGCCGGCGGTGGATCTGTTTGCCGCCATGGAACAAAAACTGGTGGATGTGAAAGTCATCGCCAAGGATTCCACCGAATGCAATATCGTGATACGCAACAAGAGCGACAAGCCCCTTAGTATTCGCATGCCTGAAACGTTTGCCGGTGTGCCCGTTCTTCCCCAATTCGCTGGCGGGTTGGGTGGAGACGTTTACGGCGGCAGGGGCGGTCGCGGTGGATACGGCGGCGGTTATGGCGGTGGTTACGGTGGCGGAGCTCAGGGCTTCGGCGGTGGGTTCGGCGGATATGGCGGCTACGGCGGTGGTTATGGTGGGTACGGCGGTGGTTTTCTAAGCGTGCCCCCCGAGAAGGTCGTGCAGGTGAAGGCCCCCATCGTTTGTCTGGACCACGGGAAACCCGACCCCAATCCCCGCATCCCCTACGAGCTCAAGCCGATCGAGTCCTACGCCAAGACCCCTGAGGTCAACGTCGTCTTGAAAATGCTGGCGGAAGGGAAAATCAATCAGCGGGTGGCACAAATTGCGGCCTGGCACTTCCAGAACGGGAAGAGCTTTGACGAACTCGCGCGGATGGAAATTCGCACGGCCATCGGCATGCGGCGTCCCTACTTCTCGCCGGCAGAACTTCAAGCCGCGCTCCAGGTGGTGGCCGAGGCCAACCGCATCGTTATGAACAGCCAGCGACAAACGCCGGGCTCTGTTTCGCCGGGCGAACTTGAAGCCAGCCGGCAATAGCCGGGGACAACGAGCCATCGTTCGCGGTGCGACAAACGCCGGGCAGCAAAGTTCAGTTGAATGATTTCAGTCCGGAGGCCAAATCAGGCCTCCGGTCTTTTGCGCACACTTAAATGGCCACCGCTGCTGCCAAGCTACCAGCGCAATCCTTGCGATCGCTCCAACGATTACGTCAACGGTCCTGCTTTGTTACAATCCACCGGTATTCTCCCGGGCCGGGCAAATCGACTTCCAGGCCACTCCACGCCTTTTGGGCGGAAATCACCAGCCGGTCCTTTCGCATCAAATCTTCCACAACCAACGATTCGCTTTCATCCACAGTAAACCACTCCGGGAACTGGTTGATCCGAGGATAATCGACGGGCAGATGGAAGAAATGTTTGTGTCTGGGCCGATCAAAGAGCAACCGTCCCGTCCAGGGGCGATCGACGGTCAGGCTGACATGCAGTTGCCCTTTTTGAAAAACGGCGCCCAACCGAATATCCTCCCGCCACGGTTCCGCCCGCAGACCCTGCGTTTTCCAGAAAGCATACATGAGGGCGGTTCGCGCTACATTGCCATCGCCGTGCCACCCTTCGATAATTCCGTCGGGCCGCTGGGGTTTCCACATGTCATGGATTTTTCGATCAATCCACTCCGCCGCTGACGGGATAGGCTCTCGATTGTAGAGGTTGATCGCACCTTCAAGAGAGTCGGCATATTCGTCAGCGGAACCCCAGTGATAATCCCCGACATCGTCTCGCAGATGGCTCAAAACGCGACGGACAGCCTCCCGATATTGAGGCGTTTTATCAATCAGATAGACGCTGTAAATTCCGTTGTAATTGTACCCCCAGGTGTCACAAATCCCGGAATCGTGCGTCCCCACCTGCGGTTGGATGACGTTGTACATCATACCGCGGGCGTCACATCCCACTTCAAGAATTCGGTCGCACATTTCATGAATCGGGGCCCGGTACGCGTCGGCCTTCTCGGGATGCGCAAAACTAACGGCCACGTAGAGCTCGCACAACCCAGAAACAATCTCGCACCCATGATCGCGAAGTCGCAAATCACGGAAATGCCGCGTGGGGTGATTCGATCCCAGCAGATAGTAATCCCCTAATCGTTCGGCCCATTCTAAATACCTTTTTTCTCCCGTGAGCCAGTAAAGACGCGAAAGCACCTGTAATTGCTCGCCGTTCACCTCCACGTTGTCAGACGGGATCGGCCCAAAGGGTGTTGATAACGGCGCATGCTTCCAAATGGCGTTTTCAATGGCGATCAACCTCTCCAACCACGGAGAAGGCCCCAGATACTCTGTGAGGGGGAGTAAGCCATCTTTCACATATTCCGAACCACCAAAGATGAGCGCCGCCAAATTGGGCTCAGATCGCACAAACCCCTGCTTTGAAAAAGACCAGGCATCGGGAATCGCGTCCAGGCGACTCGTCAAACGGGTTTCTGTTCGCAGCATCTCGAGCATGCGGCCTTCGAACAGAGGTTTATCCGTGACAAACGCCGTCAGCACAAGAAACGGATAATTGTCCGCGGCTGCATCCTCGGGATTCCAAATATCGCGGGAGGCGATCAGATTACGTGGTATGAGTCCCGTCTTGGGGTCAGCCTGGGCCAGCCAGCCTTCCATATACTTTCGGCACCGGAAAAACATTTCGTGGGCCTGTCGGCCATGACGAGCGGCCAGGCGAAAGGTCCGTTCGGGGTTGTCCGCAGCCAAATCTTCCGCTGGATTCACGGATTCCTGCCACAGGCGGGCAAATTCCGGGTAGGTCGCTGCGAAACCACCATCGACAGGCCCCGGAGGCGCGGCAGGAATCAGCGAAACCTTCATTGCCACGGAACTGCCATTCACGACTCCCTTTGCGTCACCGGCCACGACGGCGATTCGCGAGAAAAAGCCCTGTCGCGCACCGGTCCCCAAAAATCGCACTGTCACGGGAGGGCGCAGTTCTTTCGGAACGGGAAGATCCAGGGGACGAAATCCATCGTAACCGCCGTACTCCACCGGCTGGTCTTTCACTGCCCCCTGTTTGTCCTGCCATCGCACAAGAAAGGTCCTGCGATCGTTTTTCGCGCCGGCCGTGAGCCGAATGAGAACGTCTTGCCGCAATCTGTCAGGAGCGGTGATCGTCACCTCAATTTGATGGCGTCCTAGCCAGACATACCGAACGCCCGCGTAAACCTGCGTGGCATCTTCATCCTGAAGTGCCTGCTCGGCGATGAGTTTTTGTTCTCCTTCCCCCGGCGTTACCTGCTCGGCGGTCACGGTGTGCGCCGCAAAACAGAGGACAAAAAACGCCACGGGAACACAGCGGAAGGGCAATTTGGAGCGGACTTTTATCACGGGAACTTCCCTCTTTTGAGTATGGTGACCACTGACAGATGGCTCCGGCAATCCTTCGGATTCCGGCCACGACTTGCGCAGTTTTACAGACCGCATGTTTTACATCAAAAGGACGCATTTAATTGCCTGGGCAGCTAGTGAAAGCGCTTTTTGTGCTATTGCGCGGTCCGGAAAAAGCTCTAGGTCGGCGTCCCGAGGACTGTTATAATTCACACGGCGCGGAAGGCAACGGGGAACCCCGCCGATCATCGGAGGTTTCG
This is a stretch of genomic DNA from Thermogutta terrifontis. It encodes these proteins:
- a CDS encoding IS630 family transposase; the encoded protein is MDKVHVRPITCYERQELHRMKRQLSNHVNSRHARIVLLSAGGVRNREIAQRVDCTPQWVRRIIHRFNQGGLEAISWHPYYQAGGSPRKFLAEVVEQIVEVALSSPKALIGMTQWSLSKLREYLVSQKIVAYISLEWLRTLLKRCGIRWRRTKTWKESTDPEFWPKYRRIRRLYQRRPAVGRRICVDEFGPLNLQPRHGRCLAKAGTKRVERLRATYRRTSGVRHFLAAYDLETGTLLGRFYSRKTWIEFLRFLRWLRRRYPQSETLHIVMDNYSPHLKEEVWAWARANNVKFYLTPSNASWLNRIECQFTGLKKFALDNSDYRSHEEQEQAIRRYLAWRNGRRAIAVEPWRSSLRRNAPSTCRAAA
- a CDS encoding HD domain-containing protein — its product is MLELTPRFDEALRFAVSVHRHQVRNVTETPYVGHLLRVCGLVLEYGGTEDEAIAGLLHDALEDQNRPGLVDEIKQRFGPQVLEIVRECSDTTQRPKPPWRERKEQFLRRLAEANAAVRLVVAADKWDNVNNLLVLLRRFGPEIWQHFRGGREGTLWYYREIVSVLRRASQNPLILDLAERVEQLHKLAKA
- a CDS encoding sodium-translocating pyrophosphatase; amino-acid sequence: MGAQIGVFIFWLIGLAGAICGLYFAWRFFQEMLNSEKGNERMEEIASYVREGANAYLKQQYTVVAGFFVVIVILLAIAAFGLHAQSRWVPFAFLTGGFFSGLAGYLGMKTATLASSRTAQGCRKSLNDGLRVAFRSGAVMGLTVVGLGLLDICLWFAILYWVIGILGYHMTLEQITVTMLCFGMGASSQALFARVGGGIFTKAADVGADLVGKVEKGIPEDDPRNPAVIADNVGDNVGDVAGMGADLYESYCGSILATAALGVAAFATGELLPQRILEQVQKGALALETAKLNYQLAALFLPIVLAGVGIALSVIGIYAVRSEEDASQKTLLKALGRGINLSTALIAVATFVFTYLLLPDFWTVSLSVIVGLVAGWLIGKWTEYSTSDEYQPTKFIASQAQTGPATVIIAGFAEGMKSTWFPVIVVGIATILAFGFAAQFHFNDLSWFAMGLYGVGIAAVGMLSTLGITLATDAYGPIADNAGGNAEMSHLEPEVRQRTDALDSLGNTTAATGKGFAIGSAALTALALLAAYVEEVRVGFDRWAHSALVQAEPGLYKLSDKFVAEVTPQKDRSGKNIIYGYLAFGNDIIDPAVAEEWSKLDASKGPQKVPDGILEKFTDEVKGIKRERLQFAKTKAPLIRIDRATMPDFANYYEAHLMNPTVLVGVLIGAMLPFLFSSLTMKAVGRAAYRMVEEVRRQFREKPGIMEGTEKPDYATPVRISTQAAQKEMILPSLLGLVTPVLVALILGVTGVLGLLMGALASGFCIAVFMANAGGAWDNAKKHIERGAYGGKGTDAHKAAVVGDTVGDPFKDTSGPSLNILIKLMSMVSVVVAGLAVRYSLAALGWF